In Pseudonocardia sp. DSM 110487, the sequence GCAGGGTGAGCGTGAGTTCGGGGTCGTAGACGACGCTGCGGGGGAGCACGGCCGGGTCCCGTCCGGTGCGTTTGCGGCCGTCCTGCGTAACCCCCCAGATCGGGGTCATCTCCGAGCCCGCGTAGGTGGTGGGCACCGCGATGACGGGGAGCCCGTGCTCGAGGGCGATCGCCTTCCCCAGGCCGATCGTGGACCCCCCACCGGCGGCGACGCAGCCGTCGGCGCCCAGCTCCGCGGCCGCCTCGCGCGCCCGGGCCGCCACCTCGACCGGCACGTGCATCCGGGCGTGGGGGTAGACGCCGGCGGCCCGCGATCCGAGCCCGTCGGCGACCCGCCTGCCGAGCGCTTCCTGTTCAGGAGTGCACAGGACGAGTACGCGGGTCAGGCCGAGCTGGTCCACCTCCTCGCCGAGGCGAGCCGAGGTCCCGGCGCCGAAGACGACCCGCATCGGCAGGGACTGGTAGACGAACTCATCCCACATGGTCCGGCTCCAGGACGAGGTCGATCGACGCGCTCTTGAACGGGTTCTCCACCCCGTGCCGGCGCGCCTGCTCGGGGTCGTCGACCTCCGTGAAGTCGGCGATCAGGCTCTTCTTGACGGCGAAGACGGCGTCGGAGTCCAGGTAGGGGCTGCCGGCCACGAAGATGTGGGTGGTCAGCGTCCGGTGTGCCGGAGCGGCGGCGATGAAATGGATGTGGGCGGGGCGGAACGGGTGGCGTCCGGTGGCGAGGAGCAGCTTGCCGACCGGGCCGTCCGTCGGGATCGGGTAGTGGCTCGGCACCACCGTGCGGAAGGCGAAGCGGCCATCGGCGTCGGTGTGGAAGAGGCCCCGCCCGTTGCCGAGTGGCTGCACGTCGGGCTGCTGGACGTCGTAGAACCCGTCCTCGCTGCACTGCCACACGTCGACGGTGGCACCGGCGAGCGGGGTGCCGTCGGTGCCGAGGACGCGTCCGGTGACGACGCACGGGTCGGCTCCGCCGATGAGGTCGATGCTGTCGCCGTTCTCCCGCTCGGGAGAGGCGACCACGTGGAACGGCCCGAGCACGGTGCTCTCCGTTCCGGCCTCCTGGCCGTTGATCGTCTCGGCCAGCATCGAGATGCCGAGCACGTCCGAGAGCAGGATGAACTCCTGCCGGTTGGCGTCGCACTTCTGCCCGACGGCGGTGAGGAAGTCGATCGCCGCCTCCCATTCGGGCAGCGTCAGACGTACCTTGCGGACGAAGTCGTGCAGGTGTGGCACGAGCTCCTGGAGGATCTCCCGCAGGCGTGGGTCCGCCGTATCGGTGAAGCTCTCGACAACCGCTGCGGTGGTGCTCTCGGAGGTCAGGTCCATCCTTGGCTCCTGCGGAAAGGGGAGGTGCGTGCCATGCGTACAGCCGGGTCGGCGTCCACGCTAGGTCGCCGTGCCACCCGCCGGACAGCCGCTTCGCGCGATCGGTGGCCGGAATCCGCGACCGTGTTGGCCGGGCACTCCATCTGCGAGCGTGCCGGCTTCGATGAGTTCCGCCACGAGCTCAACGCGCTCTACTACCCGGCTCGGGTCGAGCCGCTCGGCCCCGCACGCGCCGACGTCGGGCTGCTGCGCGGTGTCCGCACCGAGCACCTCACCGTCGGGGTGATGCGGTTCGGCCGGCCGACCCTCGTCGACCCCGGCCGGACGGGCGCCGGCTACCACGTCAACGTCACCCTCGCCGGCCGGATCGCCTCCGCGACCGACGACGCCGAGACGGTCTCCACCGCAGGCGAGGCCACCGTGTTCGCCCCGCACCGCACCCACCGGCTCACGCACTGCGCGGAGGGCGCGGCGCAGCTCGGGATCCGGGTCGACCGCGATCTGGTCGACGCCGAGCTGGAGGCGCTGCTCGGACACCCGGTCCGGGCTCCGCTCGAGTTCGACCTGGAGTTCGACCTGACCTCTCCCGCCGGGCGGGCGTGGCGGGCCTCGCTCGACCTGCTGCTGTCCGAGCTCGACAACCCGGACGGGCTGATCGGACGCCCTGCTGTGCGCGCGTACCACGAGCGGTTGCTCGCCACCGGCCTGCTGCTCGCCCACCGGCACAGCTACACCGAGGCACTGCAGGGTGGGGGAACCCCGGCGACGCCCCGGTCCGTGCGGCGCGTGATCGACCTCGTACAGGGCGACCCTCAGGAGCCCTACACGGTCGGTGACCTGGCCCGCGTGGCAGGCGTGAGTGCCCGGCGGCTGCAGGAGGCGTTCCGCGAGCACCTCGGCAGCACGCCGATGGAGTACCTGCGCTCGGTTCGGCTCGACCGGGTCCACGGCGAGTTGCGGGCCGGGACGGCCGGGGTCACCGAGGCGGCCCACCGCTGGGGGTTCACCCACCTCGGCCGGTTCGCGAGCGCCTACCGGGAGCGGTTCGGCGTGCTGCCATCGGAGACCGCGTCACGTATCACCCCCTGGCCGTTGTCCTCCTCCCGAGGCCGCGCCCGCTTGCCACCGCCGTCAGCCGGGTAGATCCGCAGTGGGACGTCGACGGAGGGTGGGAACAGACGTGGGCACGATGCAGGCGGGCACGATGCAGGACGTGGAGGGCCCGCTGGACGCGGGGCAGCTCGACCGGATCCACGCGTGGTGGCGGGCGGCGAACTACCTGTCCGTCGGCCAGATCTACCTGATGGACAACCCGCTGCTGCGCGAGCCGTTGCGCCCGGAGCACGTCAAGCCCCGCCTGCTGGGGCACTGGGGCACCACGCCTGGTCTCAACTTCGTCTACGCGCACCTCAACCGCTGCATCGTGGAGCGCGACCTGGACGTCATGTACGTCATGGGGCCCGGCCACGGCGGGCCGGGACCGGTGGCCGCGGCATGGCTGGAAGGGACCTACAGCGAGGTCTACGGCGATGTCTCCCAGGACGAGGCCGGGATGAAGCGGCTGTTCACGCAGTTCTCGTTCCCCGGCGGGATCCCCAGCCACGTGGCCCCGGAGACGCCGGGGTCGATCCACGAGGGCGGTGAGCTCGGCTACTCGCTCTCGCACGCGTACGGTGCCGCGTTCGACAACCCCGATCTGATCGTCGCGGCGGTCGTCGGCGACGGGGAGGCCGAGACCGGACCGCTCGCCACCAGCTGGCACTCCACCAAGTTCGTGGACCCCCGCCGCGACGGGGCCGTGCTGCCGATCCTGCACCTCAACGGCTACAAGATCGCGAGCCCCACGGTGTTGGCCCGGATCGAACCGGAGGAGCTGGAGCAGCTGCTGCGCGGCTACGGCTACACCCCGTACGTCGTCGAGGGCGCCGATCCGGCGCGGATGCACCAGGAGTTCGCCGCCACCCTGGACCGCTGCCTCGACGAGATCGCCGAGATCCAGGAAAGGGCCCGGCGGGCCGGCACGCCAGAACGTCCCCGCTGGCCGATGATCGTCCTGCGTTCGCCGAAGGGCTGGACCGGCCCGGGGACCGTCGACGGGCTGAAGGTGGAGGGCTCGTTCCGCTCGCACCAGGTGCCGTTCGCCAACGCACGCGGCGACGCGTCGCACCGGGCCGTGCTGGAAGAGTGGATGCGCAGCTACCGGCCGGAGGAGCTGTTCGACGCCACCGGGGCTCCCGTTCCCGAGATCCGCGACCTGCACCCGGCGCGTGACCGGCGGATGAGCGCCAACCCGCACAGCAATGGCGGTCTCCTGCTGCGCGACCTGCGGATGCCCGACTTCCGCGACTACGCCGTCCCGGTGGAACGGCCGGGCGGTGGGACGGCCGAGTCGACGAAGGTGCTGGGTACCTTCCTGCGCGACGTCATGCGCGACAACATGACCGACTTCCGGGTCTTCTCCCCGGACGAGAACAACTCCAACCGGCTCGACGCGGTGCTCGAGGTGACCGGCCGGACGTGGGACGCCCGGATCCAGCCCGACGACGTCGACCTCGCCGTGGACGGGCGGGTGATGGAGATCCTCTCCGAGCACACCTGCCAGGGCTGGCTGGAGGGCTACCTCCTGACCGGCAGGCACGGGGTGTTCTCCTGCTACGAGGCCTTCGTCCACATCGTCGACTCGATGTTCAACCAGCACGCCAAGTGGCTGAAGACCTCGAACGCGATCCCGTGGCGGCGGCCGATCGCCTCCCTCAACTACCTGCTGACCAGCCACGTGTGGCGGCAGGACCACAACGGGTTCTCCCACCAGGACCCGGGGTTCATCGACCACGTGGTGAACAAGAAGTCGGACGTCATCCGGGTGTACCTGCCCCCGGACGCCAACACGCTGCTCTCCACCGTGGACCACTGCCTGCGCAGCCGCCAGTACGTCAACGTGGTCGTGGCGGGCAAGCAGGTGCAGCCGCAGTACCTCGACATGCCCGACGCGATCGTGCACTGCACCAAGGGCATCGGGATATGGGACTGGGCCAGCACCGATGCCGGCGGCGAGCCCGACGTGGTGCTGGGCTGTGCGGGAGACGTCCCCACGATGGAGACGCTCGCCGCCGTCGACATCCTGCGCGGCTTCTTCCCGGACCTGCGGATGCGCGTGGTGAACGTCGTGGACCTTATGCGGCTGCAGGACGACCGGGAGCACCCGCACGGGCTGTCGGACCGGGAGTTCGACGCGCTGTTCACCGCCGACAAGCCGGTGATCTTCAACTACCACGGGTACCCGTGGCTGATCCACCGGCTGACCTACCGCCGCGCCAACCACCACAACCTGCACGTGCGCGGGTACGTGGAAGAGGGCACCACCACCACGCCGTTCGACATGTGCGTGCGCAACCGCATCGACCGGTTCGACATCGCCATCGACGTCATCGACCGGGTGCCCCGGCTGCGCCCGATCGCGGGCCACTACCGGGAACGGCTGAAGAACACCCTGATCGAGCACCGGCAGTACGTGCGCACGCACGGCGAGGACATGCCCGAGGTCGCCGAGTGGAAGTGGGAGCGGGCGTGATGAGGGTGCTCGTCGTCAACACCGGGTCGAGCAGCCTGAAGCTGTCGGTCCTCACCCGGGACGGGCGCGTCGAGACCGCCGCCACGATCGAGCGCTGGGAGGGCCACGGTCACCTCGATCCGGTGGAGCGATTCCTCTCCGACGCCGGCAGGATCGACGCGGTCGGCCACCGCGTCGTGCACGGCGGGCCGCGGTACTCCGAGCCCGCGCGCGTCGACAGGGAGTTGATCGACTACCTGGACTCGATCCGCGACCTCGCGCCGCTGCACAACCCGCGCGCGATCGCGGGGATCCGCGCCGTGGCCGAGGTGCTGCCGCAGACCCCGGCGCTGGCCTGCTTCGACACCGCCTTCCACACCACGTTGCCCGCCGAGGCACACACCTACGCGCTGCCCCGCGAGTGGAACGCGCGGTGGCAGTTGCGCCGCTACGGCTTCCACGGCCTCTCCCATGCCTACGCGACACGGCGGGCCGGCGAGCTCGCGGGCCTCCCGGACGGCCCGAGCGCCCGGACGGTGTCCTGCCACCTCGGCGCCGGAGCATCGCTGGCCGCCGTCCGCGACGGCGTCAGCCGGGACACGACGATGGGTTTCACGCCACTGGCGGGGCTCGTGATGGTCACCCGCTCAGGGGACGTCGACCCCGGCCTGCTCATGTGGTTGCTGCAGCACGGCGGCGTGCCCGTCGACGAGCTGAACGATGCGCTCGAGAAGCGCTCAGGGCTGAAGGGCCTCTCGGGCACGTCGGGTGACCTGCGCGACGTGCTGGCGGGCCGCGCCGCAGGCGACCCGGACTGCGCTCTGGCGTTCGACGTGTTCGTCCACCAGCTGTGCCGCGAGATCGCCGCGATGACGGCCGCGGTTGGCGGGCTCGACGTGCTGGTGATGACCGGTGGTGTCGGCGAGCACGCGCCGCTCGTGCGTGAGCGGGTCGCCGATCGGCTGGCCTATCTCGGGGTGCGGCTGGATGCCGGTCGGAACGAGGCCGCATCGGAGGACGCCGACATCTCGGCGGCGGACGCCGCCGTGCGCACGGTCGTCGTCACCGCGCGCGAGGACCTCGAGATCGCCCGCCAGGTCGTGGACCACCTCAGCACAGCACGGCGCGGCTCATGAGGGCTCCTACAGCGCGAACTGCTTGATCATGTCGTCGATCGGCCGGCGCGGGGTGGGTCGCACCGGACTGCCGAGCGGTGCCCAGCCGACACGGAGAACGAGCTGGGGTGCCGCGGTGCCCTCGAGCACCTCGTCCCGCACGGTGCGCCTGCTCGTACCGACCTCGAGGGGCCGGCTCAGCGGGCACGTCGCGAGGCCGAGCTCGGTGGCGTGCAGCAACACCGCGCTGAGCGCCTCGCCTGCCCGGAGCTGGGAGAGGGGGTCGTCCGATCCCGTGGCCAGCACGGTCAGGAGCGCGCCGTCGGGGGCGCCGTCGGATGGTTGCTCGACGAGGCCGTCGCTGAACTGCATGGCCGTCCCGCCGCCGCTCACGACCGCGTCCCGCAGCAGGTTGACGGCCGGGATGCCCTCGACGTCGGCGTGGCAGCCGGTCCGGATCGCGCGCTCGGCGAGGTAGGCGACGTTCGACTCCTGGGCCTCCGCCGCCGCCTGGATCGCCTCGAGCAGTCGTCCCCGTGACCGGGCTGCCGTCACCGGGCGGAGCAGGGCGCCCTGCTCGGCGGCGCGCTCGCTCAGCTCGTCGATGAACGCGGAGGGCACCTCCCAGTCGGTGAACCGGCGCCGGTCGGTCCGCCTGCGCAGGATCGCCGCGGCGAGGGTGAGGTCGGTGTCGTCGGCGGGACGGGGGTGCAGCGCCACGGCCGCCAGGTGGTCCGGCTCGTCGCGGTTCGGCATCCGGTGCACCGAGCTCGCGAGTCCCGCGGCCGCGAGCGCCACCCGCGCGTGGTGCAGTGCCGCCCCGCAGCTCACGATCATGTCGCGGCCGTCGGCGTCGGTGGCGGGCAGCCAGCGGGCGAGGTCCGCGTGGAGGTGGATGGTGTGCGGACCGACGACCCACCGCCACGGCTGGCTGTTGTGCACCGAGGGGGCGGCAGCGGCGAGCGCGAGCGCGCTCCGCACGGTGCGCTGGTCGATGTGGCGGCCGTTGATGGTCATCGCTGCTCCTCGTCGGGCTCGGCGGGGGGCGGCGCTTCGGCGGCCGTTTTCCCGACGCCGCAACCCTCCCGCCGTCCGAGGGCGGGTGGCAGCGGGCGAGGGTCCCGCGGATCAGGGCCGGGAGCCCGCTCGACGGGGGACGATGTGCTCTGTCCACCGGACCGGCCGCGGCGGACGCTGGCGCGTCGTACCGAGGGGGACGCGATGAGCCGGGCGATGGTCGTGTTCGAGTCGACGTTCGGTAACACCGAGGAGATCGCGCACGCTGTCGCCGACGGCCTGCGGTCGAGTATGGACGTCGACGTCGTCGAGGTCGGTGCGGCCCCGACGGACCCACCCGACGACCTCGACCTGCTCGTGGTCGGGGGGCCGACGCACGCGTTCGGCCTGACCCGGCCCATCACCCGCGAGGACGCGGCGAGGCAGGCCGGTCACGCGCTCGTCTCCCGCGGCGCCGGATTGCGCGAGTGGCTGGAGGACCTGCGGCCGCGGGACGGGCTGCCCGTCGTGGCGTTCGACACCAAGGTGGACCGGCCGCACCTGCCCGGATCGGCCGCCCACGGGGCCGAGCGGCGGCTGCGCAGGCTCGGCGCCCGGACGATCGTGCGGCCGGAGAGCTTCTGGGTGAGCGGAACCTCGGGACCGCTGCTCGAGGGAGAGACCGAACGGGCGCGACTGTGGGGCACGTGGGTGGCCGCTGCGCTCGAGTCCCGCCGGTGACTCAGGCGCCGTTCTCCTTGCGCAGGCCGGCGGCGTAGACGGCGGCCTCCGTGCGGCGGGTGAAGCCGAGTTTGTGCAGCAGCGAGGAGACGTAGTTCTTGACGGTCTTCTCGGCGAGGAAGAGCTCGGCGCCGATCTGGCGGTTGGTGAGGCCGTCGGCGATCAGGCTGAGGATGCGCTTCTCCTGCGGGCTGAGGGAGGCGTACCGGGGATCGGAGGGCTCGTCGCCCTTGCGGAGGCGTTCGAGGACCACCGCGGTGGCCCTCGAGTCGAGCAGGGAGCCGCCCGCGGCGATGGCGCGGACGGCGCCGACGAGGTCGACGCCCGTGACCTGCTTGAGCAGGTAGCCCGCCGCGCCGGCCATGATCGCGCCGAAGAGCGCCTCGTCGTCGGAGTACGACGTGAGCATCAGGCAGGCCGGCGGCGGCGAGATGGCCGAGCGGATGTCCCTGCAGACGCTGACGCCGTCGCCGTCGGGGAGCCGGACGTCGAGGATCGCGACGTCGGGGCGCAGCGCCGGGATGCGGGCGAGGGCCTGAGCGGCCGTCGCGGCTTCGCCGACGACGGTGATGTCGTCAGCGGACTCGAGGAGCTGCGCGATACCCCGGCGGACGATCTCGTGGTCGTCGAGCAGGAACACGGTGGTGGGCACGTCGTCTCCTCGTCAGCGGCCGTGACACTACGACGGTACGGGGCGTGTCGACCCCGTCGCCGCACGTGAATCCCGCACATCTCACTCCGCGCGCTGTCCGACGCGCAGGACGCTCAGATAGCGGCGTGCCGCTCGGTCGTTCATCCGGGTGCGGATGCGGTCGGCGACCGCGTCGAGCAGGGGCTCGCGCACGTGATGGTCGAGCCCGCGGTACAGCGACGTCGAGCGGAGGTGGTCGGCGAAGCCTGCCCCGTCGAACCTCTGGACGGTCGGGTACCAGCGCGTGATCACCGGGCCGAACAGGTCGCCCGGATCCTCGACCGGTCCCCAACCTCCGTCGGCCGCGCGCACGTCGTCCTCGAGCGGTGGGTGACCCCAGCCGGGGTTCCCGGGGGAGAACCGCTCGTGGACGTCGGCGGTTTCCGCGTACACCTCCGGCTCACCCGGCCTGCGGACGACGACGTGGCCGAGCAACGCGATCCAACCTCCGGGGCGGAGCACCTCGTGGGCCCGCCGCCAGCCGATCGACGGGTCGACCCAGTGCCACGCCGACGCGGCCACGAGGACGTCGAAGCGCCGTCCGCGGTCGTCCCACTCCTCGAACGTCGAGGACTCCACATCGACGTTGCGGAAGGCGGCGAGCCGGTGCCGGGCGAGCGCGGACATCCCGGCGCCCGGCTCGACCGCGGTCACGGAGCCCCCGAGCCGGGCCAGCGAGCGCGTGGCAAGGCCGGTGCCGCACCCCACCTCGAGCACCGCCGCCCCGTCGCCGATGCCGGTGATGGCGACGAGGTCCGCGAAGAGCTCGTCGGGGTACCCAGGGCGGACCCGGTCGTAGAGCTCCGGCACTTCGTCGAACACGCGACCGAGGTCGCGTCGATGCGGGGCGGCCATCCCGCCATCGTGCCCTCCCGGGTCATCCCGCGGGGTTGCGTATCTCCGGGCCGGGCACCACCAGCCTGCGCCCGCTCAGCCGCTGCAGGGGGATGGCGATCGTGTGGGCCGTGCGGTTGGGCGCCCACGGAGTCGGCATCCGCTCGGCGAGCTCGGCCAGCCGGTCCGGCACGACCACCTCGTAGGCCTGGCCGACGCCGAGCACCGTCCATCCCGTGCGCGTGTCGGTGTCGATCCGGTCCACCTGGAACGCCACCACCGCGTTCCTCGTGGCGGCGGCCAGCTTGCCCCCGCCGCTGGTGCGGAAGACGATCTCCTCGTCGTCGAGGAGGTAGGTGACGGGCTGGGCGGCAGGGAGGGCCGCGTCGGTGAACACGACCCGCCCGATCTCGTGCCCGGCGAGCAGGCGAAGGCATTCGGCCTTGTCGAGCTCGGCCAGCTCGACGATCGCCGCCCCGTCCGTTGCGGCTGTCACTGGCTGTCCCCCGTTTCGATGCGCGGCCGTTCGATGCGCGGCCCCCGACGATGCGCCGACGGCGGCGATCCGGACAGGGCCGAAGGTCCCCTCCGGCCCGAGTTCGATCTCGCAGAGGCCCGGGGTGCGCTCGATCAGGGCAGCTGCGAGATGTCGGCCTGGAACTGCATCGCCCGGTACGGCCAGCCGGTCGCGGTGTTCCACTGACTCACCGCGAGGTGCAGTTCGTGCAGCGTCGAGCCGGGCAGCACGTACCCGCCGTAGAGCTGCGCCACGTGCCCGCCGGCGTGGTCCTCGCAGTCCCAGTCGCAGCCGCGCAGAACTGTCGCCAGCGGCGCGCGGTGCAGGTCGGCCGTCGGCCCCTCCAGCACCCGGACGTCGATGCGGTAGCGCCCGGCGTCGAAGGCCGACAGCAGCCAGTGCCCGTCGGGGAGACGGCGGAGCGACAGCTCCCCGAACCGGCCCGGCAGCACGAGGGTGGGCGGGTTTCCCCATCCCCAGCGATCGTCGGCGATGCCCCAGGTCTGCCATGCGGCAGGGTCGGTCAGCTCGGTCTCGGGCACCCGGTGCAGCAGCAGGCCGTGTTCGCGCTGGAAGCCGGTGGTCAGGGCGTACACCCAGCCGTCGGTGCCGCGTTCCCACGTGAGCATCTGGAACAGGCCGTCGTGCAGGTCGGCGGGCCAGCGGGTGCCGGTGGGCCGCCACGTGCGGCCGCCGTCGCGGGAGCGGTGCAGCTCCGTCCAGCGCACGTTGCCCAGCTCGCGGCACACCATGACGTGCAGGTACATGTCGTCCCCGACGGTGATCACGTCGGTGGGGAGGACCGTCGTCACGCGCCGGAGGCGCCACCCGTGGCGGCGCCAGCCGTGGTGGATGTACCGCACCACCTGGCGGGCGGCGCCGCGGCGCCCGGCCGCGCCGGTCCAGCGCAGCCCGGCCGCGACGCTCGCAGGATCGGCGAACAGCACGACGGGGGACCGCCAGCCGGGCCCTCCGACGCCTGCCTGCCGGAACGTGTCGCCGAACACCGAGACGAGGTGTCCCTGCGGTGCGGTGGCGGTGGTGCCCAGGTCGGTGCCGCCGACACCGAACCGGTCGGTGATGCCCGGCCCGGTGAGGTCGGCGATCTTGGTGGCGAGCCGCTCCGTCACGCAGCCATCCTGCCTCCTCCTCCCTAGAGTTGCCGCCATGGCAGAGCTCGCCCCGCGCCGTCTGATCCTGACGCTGTACGGGTTGTACGCGCGCGACGAGCACAACTGGATGTCGGTCGGCTCCGTGGTGCGGCTGATGGGGGACCTCGGCGTCGACTCCGCCGGCGTCCGTTCGTCGATCTCGCGGCTGAAGCGCCGCGGCGTGCTCGTGGCGATGAAGCCGGAGCGGGCCGCGGGCTACGCGCTGTCGGAGAGCGCACTCGAGGTGCTCCGAGAGGGCGACACGCGGATCTTCGACCGGCGGCAGGTCGACGCCGCAGATGGCAGTGCTGTCGGATTCGTGCTCGTCGTGTTCTCCATCCCGGAATCGGAGCGGGAGAAGCGGCACACGCTGCGCACCACGCTCGCGGGTATGGGGTTCGGCACGGCCGCGCCCGGCGTGTGGGTCGCCCCCGGCCACCTGCGTGACGAGGTCGGCCGCACGCTGCGGCGGCGCGGGCTCTCCTCCTACGTGGACCTGTTCACGGCCCACCACGAGGGCTTCAGCGCCCTGCCTGAGCGGGTGGCGCGCTGGTGGGACCTCGACGGCATCAACGCCCGGTACACGGAGTTCCTCGACCAGTTCTCCGACGCGCAGGCCCGCTGGAAGCGCTGCGAGAACGCCCCCCGCACCGCGTTCGAGATCTACGTGCCGATGCTGACGGTCTGGCGCCGTCTCCCGTACCTCGACCCCGGCCTGCCGCCCGACCTGCTGCCCGAGGGGTGGAACGGAGGACGGGCGGCGGACCTCTTCGGCGACCTCGACGCGCTGCTCCGCGCCCCGGCCCGTGAGCACGCGCTGACCGCGATCCACGCCTGATGAATCTCGCAGGTCGGGATCAATCGAGAACGGCGACACCCTGGATCTCGATGAGCGCAGCCTTGTCCCACAGCCGCGCCACGCCGAGCCCTGCCATGGCGGGGTACTCGGTGCCGACGAGGCGCTGCCAGACCTTCCCGATCTCCCGGGAGTGGGCCTGGTAGGCCTCCATGTCGACGATGTAGATCGTGACGCTGGTGAGGTCGTCGCCCGAACCGCCCGCCGCGCTGAGCGCCTGCAGGAGGTTGAGCAGGGCCTGCTCGAACTGCGTGACGATGTCGTCGCCCACGATCGTCCCGGACCGGCCGAGCGCCGTCTGCCCCGCGAGGTAGACGGTCCGCCGCCGGTCGGTGACGACGGCGTGGCTGAAGCCCCGCGGTCTGGCGAGCAGTGGCGGGTTGATGCGCTCGAACGTCATGACTGAACCGCACCTCCGTCCACGTTGATGCCCTGTCCGTTGATCGCGCCGTTCTGCACGCAGGAGATTACGGCCGCCGCGACCTCGTCGGGCTGGACCAATCGGTGGATCGGCTGCCGCCGTTCGAGCACGGCCCTTGCCTCTTCCTCGGAGGTCGCCATCCGGTCGGCGATGGCGGCCACCGTCGCGTCGGTCATGGGCGTGTCGACATAGCCGGGGCACACGGCGTTGGCGGTGACCCCGTGGCGGGCCACCTCGTCGGCCACGGCGCGGACCAGCCCGAGCACGCCGTGCTTGCTGGCCGTGTACGCGCCGACCAGCCGTTCGCCGCGCTTCGCGACCACGGACGCGATCACCACGATGCGTCCGCGGCGGGCCGCGAGCATCGGGGGGAGCGCGCGGCGGATGCACCGGAACGGCGCCGTCAGGTTCGTGTCGAGCATCTGCTGCCACTGGTCGTCGGTGGTCTGCGTGATGGGCGCGGCGAGGGAGGTGCCGGCGTTCGCAACGAGCACCTCAGCCCAGCCCCATGTCTCCTCGACGGTGGCGAACAGGCCCTCGACCTGCTGGGGCACGGTGAGGTCGGCCTCGACGCACAGGGTCGGGCCGGTGATCTCCGCGGCCGCCTTGTCGAGCTTGGCGCGGTCGCGGCCGACCAGCACGGTGCGATAGCCGGCCTCGGAGAGCCGCCGTGCCGTCGCCAGGCCGATCCCCTGCCCGGCTCCCGTGACGATGGCGACCGCCACTACCGCCCCTTCCACTCGGGCTTGCGCTTGGCGTTGAATGCCGCGTGGAACTCGGCGTGGTCCTCCGTGGTCATGAGCAGCGCCTGGGTCATCGCGTCGAGCTCCATCGCCGCCGAGAGCGGCATGTCGAGCTCGCGGGTGAGCAGCGACTTCGTCTGCGCGAACGCCAGCGTCGGGCCGGACGCGAGCCGGGCCGCGAGGGCGGCCACCGCGTCGTCGAGCTCCTCGTCCGGCACGAGCTCCGACACGAGCCCGTACCGGTCGGCGGTGGGCGCGTCGATCGTGTCGCCGAGCATGAGCAGCTGCGTGGCCCGGCCGAGCCCGACGACGCGGGGGAGCAGGTAGGCCGCGCCCATGTCGCCGCCGGAGAGCCCCACCTTGGTGAACAGGAACGCGAACCGCCCGGACGCACCGACGATCCGGAAGTCGGCGGCGAGGGCGATCACCGAACCGGCGCCCGCGGCGATGCCCTGGATCTTCACGATGATCGGGATCGGGCACTCGCGCATGGCCCTGATGACGTCGCCGGTCATCTTGGTGAAGCGCATCAGGTCGGCCGCCCGCATCTTCAGCAGCTCGCCGATGATCTCGTTGACGTCGCCCCCGCCGCAGAAGCCGCGGCCCTCGCCCTGGATCACCAGCACCGTGACGCCATCGTGGTGCGGCAGCTCGGTCAGCAGGTCGCGCAGGTCGGAGTACGACTCGAACGTCAGCGGGTTGAGCTTCTCGGGGCGGTTGAGGGTGACCGTGGCGACCGGCCCGTCGACCGCGAAGTCGAAGTGCTCCCAGTCGGTGGTCAGCGGCGCCGAGGCGCGGAAGCGGCTCACCTG encodes:
- a CDS encoding enoyl-CoA hydratase family protein, whose translation is MSRFRASAPLTTDWEHFDFAVDGPVATVTLNRPEKLNPLTFESYSDLRDLLTELPHHDGVTVLVIQGEGRGFCGGGDVNEIIGELLKMRAADLMRFTKMTGDVIRAMRECPIPIIVKIQGIAAGAGSVIALAADFRIVGASGRFAFLFTKVGLSGGDMGAAYLLPRVVGLGRATQLLMLGDTIDAPTADRYGLVSELVPDEELDDAVAALAARLASGPTLAFAQTKSLLTRELDMPLSAAMELDAMTQALLMTTEDHAEFHAAFNAKRKPEWKGR